From the Macaca nemestrina isolate mMacNem1 chromosome 7, mMacNem.hap1, whole genome shotgun sequence genome, one window contains:
- the LOC105463644 gene encoding solute carrier family 12 member 6 isoform X4 has protein sequence MDTRPKVSSLLSRMANYTNLTQGAKEHEEAENITEGKKKPTKTPQMGTFMGVYLPCLQNIFGVILFLRLTWVVGTAGVLQAFAIVLICCCCTMLTAISMSAIATNGVVPAGGSYFMISRALGPEFGGAVGLCFYLGTTFAAAMYILGAIEIFLVYIVPRAAIFRSDDALKESAAMLNNMRVYGTAFLVLMVLVVFIGVRYVNKFASLFLACVIVSILAIYAGAIKSSFAPPHFPVCMLGNRTLSSRHIDVCSKTKESNNMTVPSKLWGFFCNSSQFFNVTCDEYFVHNNVTSIQGIPGLASGIITENLWGNYLPKGEIIEKPSAKSSDVLGSLNHEYVLVDITTSFTLLVGIFFPSVTGIMAGSNRSGDLKDAQKSIPIGTILAILTTSFVYLSNVVLFGACIEGVVLRDKFGDAVKGNLVVGTLSWPSPWVIVIGSFFSTCGAGLQSLTGAPRLLQAIAKDNIIPFLRVFGHSKANGEPTWALLLTAAIAELGILIASLDLVAPILSMFFLMCYLFVNLACALQTLLRTPNWRPRFRYYHWALSFMGMSICLALMFISSWYYAIVAMVIAGMIYKYIEYQGAEKEWGDGIRGLSLSAARFALLRLEEGPPHTKNWRPQLLVLLKLDEDLHVKHPRLLTFASQLKAGKGLTIVGSVIVGNFLENYGEALAAEQTIKHLMEAEKVKGFCQLVVAAKLREGISHLIQSCGLGGMKHNTVVMGWPNGWRQSEDARAWKTFIGTVRVTTAAHLALLVAKNISFFPSNVEQFSEGNIDVWWIVHDGGMLMLLPFLLKQHKVWRKCSIRIFTVAQLEDNSIQMKKDLATFLYHLRIEAEVEVVEMHDSDISAYTYERTLMMEQRSQMLRHMRLSKTERDREAQLVKDRNSMLRLTSIGSDEDEETETYQEKVHMTWTKDKYMASRGQKAKSMEGFQDLLNMRPDQSNVRRMHTAVKLNEVIVNKSHEAKLVLLNMPGPPRNPEGDENYMEFLEVLTEGLERVLLVRGGGSEVITIYS, from the exons CTATTTCAATGAGTGCCATTGCCACTAATGGAGTGGTGCCAG CTGGGGGCTCATACTTTATGATTTCCCGGGCACTGGGCCCAGAGTTTGGTGGGGCTGTTGGCCTCTGCTTTTATCTTGGTACCACATTTGCAGCAGCCATGTACATCCTTGGTGCCATTGAAATCTTTCTG GTCTATATCGTCCCCCGGGCTGCCATCTTTCGCAGTGATGATGCACTCAAGGAATCAGCAGCCATGCTAAATAACATGCGTGTCTATGGCACAGCTTTCTTGGTCCTTATGGTATTAGTGGTATTTATCGGCGTACGCTATGTGAACAAGTTTGCCTCACTTTTCCTGGCCTGTGTCATTGTGTCCATCTTGGCCATCTATGCTGGAGCCATCAAGTCTTCTTTTGCCCCTCCACACTTCCC GGTCTGCATGCTGGGTAACCGCACCCTTTCATCAAGACACATTGACGTTTGCTCTAAAACCAAGGAAAGTAACAACATGACAGTCCCATCAAAGTTATGGGGATTCTTCTGTAACTCGAGTCAATTTTTCAATGTCACCTGTGATGAATACTTTGTTCACAATAATGTCACTTCAATCCAGGGCATTCCTGGATTGGCTAGTGGTATCATTACAG AGAATCTTTGGGGTAATTACCTACCCAAGGGAGAGATCATTGAAAAGCCTTCAGCCAAATCTTCTGATGTCTTAGGCAGCTTAAACCATGAATATGTTCTTGTTGACATCACCACCTCCTTCACGCTGCTTGTGGGAATCTTCTTTCCCTCTGTTACAG GTATCATGGCTGGATCAAACAGATCTGGAGATCTGAAAGATGCTCAGAAGTCTATTCCCATTGGTACTATCCTTGCCATCCTGACCACCTCCTTTGTCT ATTTAAGCAATGTTGTCCTTTTTGGTGCATGTATTGAAGGGGTTGTTCTCAGAGACAA GTTCGGTGATGCTGTGAAAGGTAatttggtggtgggcaccttatCTTGGCCATCCCCATGGGTGATTGTTATTGGCTCCTTCTTTTCAACGTGTGGGGCTGGACTTCAGAGCCTCACAGGTGCACCGAGGCTGCTACAAGCTATTGCCAAGGATAACATCATACCATTTCTGAGG GTTTTTGGCCACAGCAAAGCCAATGGGGAGCCTACCTGGGCTTTACTTCTAACTGCTGCCATTGCAGAGCTTGGAATACTTATTGCCTCCCTGGATCTTGTGGCTCCAATTCTTTCCAT GTTTTTTCTCATGTGTTACCTCTTTGTAAACTTGGCATGTGCCTTGCAAACATTACTTCGAACACCCAACTGGAGACCCCGATTCCGCTACTACCATTG gGCCCTTTCTTTCATGGGAATGAGTATCTGTCTGGCTCTGATGTTCATTTCTTCCTGGTATTATGCCATTGTAGCCATGGTAATAGCTGGTATGATCTACAAGTACATTGAGTACCAAGG aGCGGAGAAAGAATGGGGTGATGGTATCCGTGGGCTGTCCCTCAGTGCAGCCCGGTTTGCTTTGCTTCGGTTGGAGGAGGGACCTCCACACACTAAAAACTGGAG GCCTCAGTTGCTTGTATTACTGAAACTAGATGAAGACTTACATGTCAAGCATCCTCGCCTCCTCACCTTTGCCTCACAGCTCAAAGCAGGAAAAGGTCTCACTATTGTGGGCTCTGTCATCGTGGGGAACTTTCTAGAGAACTACGGTGAAGCTTTAGCTGCTGAGCAG ACCATAAAGCACCTAATGGAGGCAGAGAAGGTAAAAGGATTCTGCCAGCTGGTGGTGGCTGCCAAGCTGAGAGAGGGCATTTCCCACCTTATCCAGTCATGTGGCCTTGGGGGCATGAAGCACAACACAGTGGTGATGGGCTGGCCTAATGGCTGGCGTCAAAGTGAAGATGCCCGCGCTTGGAAGACTTTTATTG GCACAGTTCGAGTGACAACTGCTGCCCATCTCGCACTGCTGGTGGCTAAAAACATCTCCTTCTTTCCCAGCAATGTGGAGCAATTTTCTGAGGGCAACATTGATGTGTGGTGGATTGTGCATGATGGGGGGATGCTCATGCTACTACCCTTCCTGCTGAAACAGCACAAG GTGTGGCGAAAGTGCAGCATACGGATCTTCACAGTAGCCCAATTAGAAGACAACAGTATCCAAATGAAGAAGGACCTAGCCACCTTCCTGTATCACTTGCGCATTGAGGCGGAGGTAGAAGTGGTGGAGATG CATGACAGTGATATATCAGCATATACTTATGAGCGCACTTTAATGATGGAGCAGAGGTCCCAGATGCTCCGGCACATGCGGCTCTCCAAAACAGAGCGGGACAGAGAG GCACAGTTGGTGAAAGACCGAAACTCAATGCTACGATTGACCAGCATTGGCTCTGATGAGGATGAAGAGACAGAAACCTATCAGGAGAAGGTGCACATGACTTGGACAAAAGATAAGTACATGGCATCCCGGGGACAAAAAGCCAAGTCAATGGAAGGATTCCAGGACCTGCTTAACATGCGTCC GGACCAGTCCAATGTGAGGCGGATGCATACAGCAGTGAAACTCAACGAGGTTATAGTTAACAAGTCCCATGAAGCAAAGCTGGTTTTATTGAATATGCCAGGGCCACCCCGAAACCCTGAGGGTGATGAAAACT ACATGGAGTTCCTAGAGGTGCTTACCGAGGGACTAGAGCGAGTCCTACTTGTCCGGGGTGGTGGCAGTGAAGTGATCACCATTTATTCATAA
- the LOC105463645 gene encoding ER membrane protein complex subunit 4 isoform X2: MNLFIMYMAGNTISIFPTMMVCMMAWRPIQALMAISATFKMLESSSQKFLQGLVYLIGNLMGLALAVYKCQSMGLLPTHASDWLAFIEPPERMEFSGGGLLL, from the exons ATGAACCTCTTCATCATGTACATGGCAGGCAATACTATCTCCATCTTCCCTACTATGATGGTGTGTATGATGGCCTGGCGACCCATTCAGGCACTTATGGCCATTTCAGCCA CTTTCAAGATGTTAGAAAGTTCAAGCCAGAAGTTTCTTCAGGGTTTGGTCTATCTCATTGGGAACCTGATGGGTTTGGCGTTGGCTGTTTACAAGTGCCAGTCCATGGGACTGTTACCTACACATGCATCGGATTGGTTAGCCTTCATTGAGCCCCCTGAG agaATGGAGTTCAGTGGTGGAGGACTGCTTTTGTGA
- the LOC105463645 gene encoding ER membrane protein complex subunit 4 isoform X3 — protein MTAQGGLVANRGRRFKWAIELSGPGGGSRGRSDRGSGQGDSLYPVGYLDKQVPDTSVQETDRILVEKRCWDIALGPLKQIPMNLFIMYMAGNTISIFPTMMVCMMAWRPIQALMAISAKNGVQWWRTAFVNMRKQRLVPMYLGLIYIFL, from the exons ATGACGGCCCAGGGGGGTCTGGTGGCTAACCGAGGCCGGCGCTTCAAGTGGGCCATTGAGCTAAGCGGGCCTGGAGGAGGCAGCCG GGGTCGAAGTGACCGGGGCAGTGGCCAAGGAGACTCTCTCTACCCAGTCGGTTACTTGGACAAGCAAGTGCCTGATACCAGCGTGCAAGAGACAGATCGGATCCTGGTGGAGAAG CGCTGCTGGGACATCGCCTTGGGTCCCCTCAAACAGATTCCCATGAACCTCTTCATCATGTACATGGCAGGCAATACTATCTCCATCTTCCCTACTATGATGGTGTGTATGATGGCCTGGCGACCCATTCAGGCACTTATGGCCATTTCAGCCA agaATGGAGTTCAGTGGTGGAGGACTGCTTTTGTGAACATGAGAAAGCAGCGCCTGGTCCCTATGTATTTGGGTCTTATTTACATCTTTCTTTAA
- the LOC105463645 gene encoding ER membrane protein complex subunit 4 isoform X1, translating into MTAQGGLVANRGRRFKWAIELSGPGGGSRGRSDRGSGQGDSLYPVGYLDKQVPDTSVQETDRILVEKRCWDIALGPLKQIPMNLFIMYMAGNTISIFPTMMVCMMAWRPIQALMAISATFKMLESSSQKFLQGLVYLIGNLMGLALAVYKCQSMGLLPTHASDWLAFIEPPERMEFSGGGLLL; encoded by the exons ATGACGGCCCAGGGGGGTCTGGTGGCTAACCGAGGCCGGCGCTTCAAGTGGGCCATTGAGCTAAGCGGGCCTGGAGGAGGCAGCCG GGGTCGAAGTGACCGGGGCAGTGGCCAAGGAGACTCTCTCTACCCAGTCGGTTACTTGGACAAGCAAGTGCCTGATACCAGCGTGCAAGAGACAGATCGGATCCTGGTGGAGAAG CGCTGCTGGGACATCGCCTTGGGTCCCCTCAAACAGATTCCCATGAACCTCTTCATCATGTACATGGCAGGCAATACTATCTCCATCTTCCCTACTATGATGGTGTGTATGATGGCCTGGCGACCCATTCAGGCACTTATGGCCATTTCAGCCA CTTTCAAGATGTTAGAAAGTTCAAGCCAGAAGTTTCTTCAGGGTTTGGTCTATCTCATTGGGAACCTGATGGGTTTGGCGTTGGCTGTTTACAAGTGCCAGTCCATGGGACTGTTACCTACACATGCATCGGATTGGTTAGCCTTCATTGAGCCCCCTGAG agaATGGAGTTCAGTGGTGGAGGACTGCTTTTGTGA